In Flavobacterium gelatinilyticum, a genomic segment contains:
- a CDS encoding glycoside hydrolase family 28 protein, whose amino-acid sequence MNNSKIIFRNCLILLFLLQFSINQEIYAQKKKEYLVTSFGAVADGKTVNTKAIQKAIDAAYKNKGGKVIFSKGKYLSGSLILKDNVELYLEEGAVLLGSINPDDYPKYQEIRALIIAYQSKNIAVNGKGIIDGQGRELALAIDSLHHTGVRIDPKYNYRRMRPEDGRGKLISFVKCDSIVMTHITLKNSPGWVNCFTDCRNIVVDSMKVESRAYWNNDGIDVNGCENVRITNCNVNTADDGICLKSEVPGLENNNIYIANCIIRSSANAVKFGTGSYGSFKNVTIENITVFDTFRSAIAIESVDGAEIENIKVSNVTAVNTGNAILIRLGHRNGDKPGYIKNVSIKNVKAQIPFGRPDIDYDLRGPEVDYFHNPFPASIAGIPGHSIENVILENIEIIYPGRASKGMAYHPLSRLKDVKENIKGYPEFTMFGELPSWGFYVRHVNGIEMKNIKLILDKEDFRPAFVFDDVKKLAMKEINVPSDKINQIVFKDVISDNLDSESLKRKTEPEQNKFELPVN is encoded by the coding sequence CCCAAAAGAAGAAAGAGTACCTGGTAACTTCGTTTGGCGCTGTGGCCGATGGTAAAACAGTAAACACAAAAGCGATTCAGAAAGCCATCGATGCAGCTTATAAAAATAAAGGAGGAAAAGTAATCTTTTCAAAAGGAAAATACCTTTCCGGAAGTTTGATTTTGAAAGATAATGTCGAATTGTATCTGGAAGAAGGAGCTGTTTTATTAGGAAGCATCAATCCGGATGATTACCCAAAATATCAGGAAATCAGGGCATTGATTATAGCGTATCAATCCAAAAATATTGCCGTAAACGGAAAAGGAATTATAGACGGACAGGGCAGGGAACTCGCACTGGCAATCGACAGTCTGCACCATACAGGAGTGCGAATTGATCCCAAATACAATTACCGCAGAATGCGCCCGGAAGATGGAAGAGGAAAACTGATTTCGTTTGTAAAATGCGATTCAATTGTCATGACCCATATTACACTTAAAAACAGTCCGGGCTGGGTGAACTGTTTTACAGACTGCCGCAATATTGTTGTAGACTCGATGAAAGTAGAAAGTAGAGCCTATTGGAACAATGACGGAATTGACGTTAACGGCTGTGAGAATGTCCGAATAACGAACTGTAACGTAAATACTGCCGATGACGGAATCTGTTTAAAATCAGAAGTGCCGGGACTGGAAAATAACAATATCTATATTGCCAATTGTATCATAAGATCCAGTGCCAATGCTGTGAAATTTGGAACAGGTTCTTACGGAAGTTTTAAAAATGTAACCATAGAAAATATCACCGTTTTTGATACTTTCAGATCTGCCATTGCCATTGAATCTGTGGACGGTGCCGAAATAGAAAATATCAAAGTTTCAAATGTAACTGCTGTAAATACCGGAAATGCAATTTTGATCAGGTTAGGACATCGCAACGGAGACAAACCGGGATATATTAAAAACGTATCAATTAAAAATGTAAAAGCGCAAATACCTTTCGGCCGTCCGGATATCGATTACGATCTGCGCGGACCCGAAGTAGATTATTTCCATAATCCTTTTCCGGCTTCAATTGCAGGAATTCCGGGACATTCGATTGAAAATGTGATTCTGGAAAACATCGAGATCATCTATCCGGGAAGAGCATCCAAAGGAATGGCCTATCATCCTTTAAGCCGGCTGAAAGATGTAAAAGAAAACATAAAAGGCTATCCTGAATTTACCATGTTTGGCGAACTGCCTTCGTGGGGCTTTTATGTCCGCCATGTAAACGGAATCGAAATGAAAAACATAAAACTGATTCTGGACAAAGAAGATTTTCGTCCCGCCTTTGTTTTTGATGACGTAAAAAAACTTGCGATGAAGGAAATCAATGTTCCATCGGATAAAATTAATCAGATTGTTTTTAAAGATGTTATTTCGGATAATCTGGACAGCGAATCTTTAAAAAGAAAAACCGAACCCGAGCAGAATAAATTCGAACTGCCGGTCAATTGA
- a CDS encoding glycoside hydrolase family 28 protein encodes MKKKSIITLLLFCLSLTVSAQKIYDIKKYGAKGDGKTNDAAAIQKAIDACSKTGGRVLIPAPYTFLAGPFDVKSRVDLHIEAGAKLLASPDEKLYTKSAFRTNPGEGTIWIGGENVEDFSISGNGKIDGNGISFMGEEQEDAYVLKPFDVLDPRPHVLTIIGGKNIRIKDVHIGNSAYWTVHLVGCNDVVISGITLLNSLKVRNSDGIDLDHCKNVRISDCYIESGDDCICLKNRREFEEFGACENITVTNCTMTSSSCAIKIGSENMDAIRQVVFDNCIIKNSNRALGIQNRDEGTVSDIIFSNIIVEARLTTDTWWGKAEPIYVTAYSRAKGNHKDANWRFPKGATEGKVGEIKNIYFSNIQCTGENGVYVSGESKDKIKNIVFDNVSVFIDKTTNYPGGVYDRRPSNLEGFVKGSTSGFYFDNAERIKVQNCTVQWGKNKPDYFKYAVESKNVDNLIITNLDGQSAFPEKLEAVKK; translated from the coding sequence ATGAAAAAGAAATCTATCATCACACTGTTGCTTTTCTGCCTTTCGTTAACAGTTTCGGCACAAAAAATCTATGACATAAAGAAATACGGAGCCAAAGGAGACGGAAAGACCAATGATGCCGCAGCGATTCAGAAAGCCATAGATGCCTGCAGCAAAACAGGCGGAAGAGTTTTAATTCCGGCACCTTATACTTTTCTGGCCGGGCCTTTTGATGTAAAATCAAGAGTCGACCTTCATATCGAAGCCGGAGCAAAATTGCTGGCAAGTCCGGATGAAAAACTCTATACCAAGAGTGCTTTTAGAACCAATCCGGGAGAAGGCACAATATGGATTGGCGGCGAAAATGTAGAAGATTTCAGTATAAGCGGAAATGGAAAAATAGACGGAAACGGAATTTCTTTTATGGGGGAAGAACAAGAAGACGCCTACGTTTTAAAACCTTTTGATGTTCTTGATCCAAGACCCCACGTGCTTACAATTATCGGCGGTAAAAATATCAGGATTAAAGATGTGCATATCGGAAACTCAGCTTACTGGACCGTTCATTTAGTGGGCTGTAACGATGTTGTAATAAGCGGTATTACGCTCCTGAACAGCTTAAAAGTACGCAACAGCGACGGAATCGACTTAGACCATTGCAAAAACGTACGAATCAGCGATTGTTATATCGAAAGCGGTGATGACTGTATCTGCTTGAAAAACCGACGTGAATTTGAAGAATTCGGAGCCTGCGAGAACATTACCGTAACCAACTGCACCATGACAAGCAGCAGCTGTGCCATTAAAATTGGATCAGAAAACATGGATGCCATCAGACAAGTGGTTTTTGATAACTGCATCATCAAAAACAGCAACCGAGCACTAGGAATCCAGAATCGTGATGAAGGAACTGTAAGCGATATTATTTTTTCGAATATCATTGTTGAAGCCCGCTTAACGACTGATACCTGGTGGGGAAAAGCAGAACCAATTTATGTTACGGCATACAGCAGGGCAAAAGGAAACCATAAAGATGCCAACTGGCGTTTTCCAAAAGGAGCGACAGAAGGAAAAGTTGGTGAAATAAAAAATATCTATTTCTCTAATATCCAGTGTACAGGAGAAAACGGCGTATATGTAAGCGGCGAATCAAAAGACAAAATCAAGAATATTGTTTTTGATAATGTGAGTGTATTTATAGATAAAACAACAAATTATCCCGGAGGAGTATATGACAGGCGTCCTTCTAACTTAGAAGGATTTGTGAAAGGAAGTACTTCGGGATTTTATTTTGATAATGCCGAACGCATTAAAGTACAGAATTGCACGGTGCAATGGGGGAAAAACAAACCGGATTATTTTAAATATGCAGTCGAAAGTAAAAATGTAGATAATCTTATTATTACTAATTTAGACGGACAATCGGCTTTTCCTGAAAAACTGGAAGCCGTAAAAAAATAA